In the genome of Apodemus sylvaticus chromosome 2, mApoSyl1.1, whole genome shotgun sequence, one region contains:
- the Wdr86 gene encoding WD repeat-containing protein 86 has product MGSSGSALRVCADHRGGINWLSLSPDGQRLLTGSEDGTARLWSTADGRCCALLQGHESYVTFCQLEDEAAFTCSADCTIRRWDVRTGQCLQVYRGHTSIVNRILVANDQLFSSSYDRTARVWTVDKGQVSREFRGHRNCVLTLAYSAPKDLPREPCLEAAMGGGLLVTGSSDDTAKVWQVASGCCHQTLRGHTGAVLCLVLDVSSHTVFTGSTDATVRAWDILSGEQLRIFREHQGSVICLELTDRLLYSGSADRTVKCWLADTGERVRTFPAHRHSVSALKYHEGTLFTGSGDACARAFDAQSGVLQRVFRGHTFIINCLQVHGQVLYTASHDGALRLWDVRGLQSVPPLPRRPAAKRSLSRLFSNKVACAAPVPLQPA; this is encoded by the exons ATGGGGAGCAGCGGGTCGGCTCTGAGGGTCTGTGCGGACCACCGCGGGGGCATCAACTGGCTGAGCCTGAGCCCCGACGGGCAGCGCCTGCTGACGGGCAGCGAGGACGGCACGGCCCGCCTCTGGAGCACCGCGGACGGCCGGTGCTGCGCGCTCCTGCAAG GACATGAGAGCTATGTGACCTTCTGTCAGCTGGAGGATGAGGCCGCCTTCACCTGCAGTGCTGACTGCACCATCCGGAGGTGGGACGTAAGGACCGGGCAGTGTCTGCAGGTGTACCGAGGACACACATCCATCGTGAACAG GATCCTAGTCGCCAATGACCAGCTCTTCAGCAGTTCCTATGACCGGACAGCTCGCGTGTGGACTGTGGACAAAGGGCAAGTGTCCCGAGAGTTCCGGGGCCACCGGAACTGTGTCCTGACGCTAGCCTACTCTGCTCCCAAGGACCTGCCCAGAGAGCCCTGCTTGGAGGCGGCCATGGGTGGCGGCCTCCTAGTGACGGGCAGCTCAGATGACACAGCCAAAGTGTGGCAGGTGGCCAGTGGCTGCTGCCACCAGACCCTTCGGGGCCACACCGGAGCAGTGCTGTGCCTGGTGCTGGATGTCTCCAGCCACACAGTCTTCACAGGCAGCACTGATGCCACCGTTCGCGCTTGGGACATCCTGAGTGGGGAGCAGCTGCGGATTTTCCGGGAGCACCAGGGCTCTGTCATCTGTCTGGAG CTCACAGATCGGCTCCTATACTCGGGCAGCGCAGACAGGACTGTCAAGTGCTGGCTGGCTGATACTGGGGAGAGGGTGCGCACCTTCCCGGCACATAGACACAGCGTGAGCGCCCTCAAGTACCACGAGGGCACCT TGTTCACAGGCAGTGGGGATGCCTGCGCCCGGGCCTTTGATGCCCAGTCAGGAGTGCTGCAGAGGGTGTTCCGCGGCCACACATTCATCATCAACTGTCTCCAG GTGCACGGCCAGGTGCTCTACACAGCATCTCATGATGGTGCTCTGCGCCTCTGGGATGTACGTGGTCTCCAGTCGGTGCCCCCTTTGCCACGCAGGCCAGCAGCCAAGCGCAGCCTGTCACGCCTCTTTAGCAACAAGGTGGCCTGTGCAGCCCCAGTGCCCCTACAGCCAGCCTGA